A region of the Roseovarius nanhaiticus genome:
TGGTCGGATGCGGGCTAAAGAACGACATCAAGCTGGTGGCGGGCGGCAAGATCTATTCCGGCATGGGGCTGGCGCGCAACATGGCGCTGGGGGCCGACTGGTGCAACGCAGCGCGCGCCTTCATGCTCTCGGTGGGCTGCATCCAGTCGCAGCGCTGCCATATGGATACCTGCCCCACCGGCGTCGCCACCCAGAACGCGGCCCGCCAACGTGGTCTCATTCCCGAGGTTCAGGGCCCACGCTCGGCACGCTTTCACCAGAAAACGGTCGAGGCGCTGGTCGATATGGTCGCTGCCGCGGGTCTCAAACATCCCAGCGAACTGCAGCCGCATCACATGATGCACCGCGTCGGCCCCGAGACGGCGCTGCCGATGGACGTGATCCACTCGTTCCTGCCCGAAGGCATCCTGCTCGATGCGCCCGAGGATACGCTTTATTCCGATTGGTGGTCGGCCGCCCAGGCAAACAGTTTCAAACCCGGCACCGACCTTATCAAACGCCGCGCCAAATCGCAGGCGATGGCCGCATTTTCCTGATAAGACCGCGCAGCGCAAAAATAAGGCCGCGCATGGATCCATGCGCGGCCTTTCTGTGTGTCGACGCCGATCAATGCACGACGGCATCCTCGGGCGGTTGCCGCTTGGTGGTGCCGACGCGGTCCCCAATGATCAGCCCCGCGTCGCCTGCGGTCACATTGACAGTCGCGCCATCCAGCACATCACCGGCCAGCAACATCTCCGCCAGCGGATCCTGAACCGCCCGCTGGAGCACACGCTTGAGCGGACGCGCCCCGAAGACCGGGTCATAGCCCTCGTCGGCCAGCCATTTCTTGGCTGCCTCATCCAGATCGAGGGTGATCTTGCGGCCTGCCAGACGCTTTTTGAGGCGCGCGAGTTGCACCTCGACGATGCCGGTCATGTTGTCACGGCTCAGCCGGTCAAAGATGACAGTCTCGTCCAGACGGTTCAGGAACTCGGGCCGGAAATGCGCGCGCACCGCGTCCATCACACCGCGCTTGGCATCGGCGGCATCCGCTCCCTCGGGCATCTGACTAAGCGCTTGGCTGCCAAGGTTCGACGTCAGGATGATCAGCGTCTGCTTGAAATCGACGCGGTGGCCCTGACCATCGGTCAGAACACCGTCATCGAGCACCTGCAAGAGCACGTTGAACACGTCCGGATGCGCCTTTTCGACTTCGTCGAACAGCACCACCTGGTAAGGGCGCCGGCGCACGGCCTCGGTCAGGACGCCGCCCTCGTCATAGCCGACATAGCCCGGAGGCGCACCGATCAGACGGGCGACCGAATGCTTCTCCATGAACTCGGACATGTCGATGCGCACCATCGCGTTGTCGTCGTCAAAGAGGAACTCGGCCACGGCCTTGGTCAGCTCGGTCTTGCCCACGCCGGTCGGCCCGAGGAAGAGGAAACTGCCCAGGGGGCGATTCTCGTCATTGAGCCCGGCACGCGCGCGGCGCACCGCGTTCGCGACGGCCTTGACCGCGGCATCCTGACCGATGACGCGCTTGTGCAGTCCGGCCTCCATGCCCAAGAGCTTCTCGCGCTCGCCTTCCAGCATCTTGGCAACGGGGATGCCCGTCCAGCGCTCGACCACCTGCGCGATCTGTTCGGGGCGCACGGCCTCCTCGACCATGACGCCGTCCTCTTCAGATTTCTCGGCCTCGGCCAGATCCTTTTCGAGCTGCGGGATCACGCCGTAGCTAAGCTCACCGGCCTTCGCCAGATCGCCCGCACGCTTTGCGTGGTCCAGATCGATCCGGGCACGGTCCAGCTTTTCCTTGATGTCGCGCGCACCGGCCAGCTTGTCTCGCTCGGCCTGCCATTTCGCGGTCATCTCGGCAGAGCGTTCCTGCAATTCGGCCAGATCCTTTTCGATCTTAGACAGGCGGTCCTTGGAGGCTGCGTCATCCTCCTTGCGCAGGGCCTCGGCCTCGATCTGCTTTTGCAGGATGTCACGGTCCAGCGCGTCCAGCTCCTCGGGCTTGGAGTCCACTTCCATCCGCAGACGGCTGGCGGCCTCGTCCATCAGGTCGATCGCCTTGTCGGGCAAAAAGCGGTCGGTGATGTAGCGGTTCGACAGAGTCGCGGCAGTCACAAGCGCCGAGTCACTGATGCGCACACCATGGTGCAGCTCGTACTTCTCCTTGATCCCGCGCAGGATGCTGATCGTGTCCTCAACCGTCGGCTCGCTGATGACAAGCGGCTGGAACCGGCGCGCCAGCGCCGCGTCCTTCTCCACATGCTTGCGATACTCGTCGAGCGTGGTGGCCCCAATGCAGTGCAGCTCGCCCCGCGCCAGCGCCGGCTTGATAAGGTTGGCGGCATCCATCGCGCCATCGCCCTTGCCCGCGCCGATCAGCGTGTGCATCTCGTCGATGAAGAGAATGATCTCGCCCGCGGCATCCGTCACCTCGTTCAGCACCGATTTCAGACGCTCCTCAAACTCGCCGCGATATTTCGCCCCGGCGATCAGAGCGCCCATGTCGAGACTCAGAAGCCGCTTGTTCGCCAAGCTCTCGGGCACGTCGCCATTGACGATGCGCAGCGCGAGACCCTCGGCAATCGCGGTTTTACCCACGCCCGGCTCGCCGATCAGAACGGGGTTGTTCTTGGTCCGGCGGCTGAGGACCTGCATCGCGCGGCGGATCTCATCGTCACGGCCGATGATGGGGTCGATCTTGCCTTCCTCGGCGGCAGCGGTCAGATCGCGCGCGTATTTCTCCAGCGCTTCATAGGTATCCTCGGCGCTGGCCGTATCGGCGGTGCGCCCCTTGCGGATATCGTTGATGGCCTCGTTCAGCGTCTGAGCCGAAACGTTGCCGGCCTCCAGCGCCTCCTTGGCCGGGGACTTGGTCAGCGCCAAAGCCTGCAACAGACGCTCGACCGGGACAAAGCTGTCCTTTGCCTTGCTGGCCAGCTTCTCGGCCTCGGACAGCACCTTGCCGGTCTGCTGGTCCATGTAGGTCTGACCCGCATCGCCCTGAACGACCGGGATCTTGGCGATGGCAATATCGTTGGCCTGTGCCACACGCGCCGGATCGCCCCCCGCGCGCCGGATGAGATTGGCCGCAAGCCCCTCACCATCGTCCATGAGCGCCTTCAGCAAATGCTCGGGCGCGAGGCGCTGATGGCTTTCGCGCATCGCAATTGTCTGGGCCGCCTGAATGAAACCGCGCGACCGTTCGGTGAATTTGTTCAAGTCCATGACTTGTCTCCTTGCTAAGCGAATTCCCTATGGCGCACCCAGCGTTAGGCATGCTCCGGCGGGATCCTTGAGTTGTATTTGGGCAACAGGCCGATCCGGTTCAAGAGCGGGCAAGCCCCAAAACCGCGGCACGGTAAACTTTTCGTCAGCTGTGATGAAACCGTAACAGCGCCACCTTAGTTAACTTTGCGAGAGGCGAGTTATCCACAAGGCCTTTCCCAGCCCAAGGCTGGCTTCAGCGAAGGAGCAGTCCAATGAAGATCGAGAAAATTCAGTTCGATAACGTGCGCTACAATCCCGAAATCGGAGCGTTCGAAACACTGGTCAAGATCCACGATCAAGGACAGACATTTTCCTATCCCGCCTCGGTCACCGCGCCGCTACATGCCGAATACGGCCTGATCGTGCGCGGTTTGGCGCAGGCGGCCCGCAAGGCGCATAAGGGCACCGAAGGCAGGACGCGGCTTCATCACGCGGCACCGCTCAAGGCGGCAATCGCGGATGCCAGCCAGAAAAGCCTGTTGTCGCGCCTTTTGGGCAACGCCGCCGCTTGACCCAATCCCGGCGGGCGCGGTTGACGCCGGGGCGATGCGCCGTATGAAGAGCGCATCAGCCAACCGGGAGCCGCGCCCATGACACAGACATTCGACGACCGCCTCATCGTGGCGCTCGACGTGCCGAACGCACTGGCAGGGCTTGAGTTGACTCAGCGCCTCGGGCCCCAAGTCGGGTTCTACAAGATCGGCCTTGGCATGCTGACAGGCGGTGGCCTGGCACTGGCCAACGAGTTGGTTGCCGAACACGGCAAACGCATATTCCTGGACATGAAGCTTTTCGATATCGGCGCGACCGTAGAGGCCGCAGTGCGCGGACTTGTGCAGTTCGATCTGGACATGCTGACGGTTCATGGCGATCCGCATGTCGTGCGCGCCGCAGCCGAAGGCGCATCCGGCAAGGCGACGCGCATCTTGGCGGTCACCATCCTCACCTCACTCGACCGCGCGGATCTGGATGCCGGGCTGATCGAGGCAGGCGACATTCCCGATCTTGTGGCGACCCGTGCGGCCCGCGCCTTCGAGGCGGGAGCCGATGGCGTGATAGCATCGCCGCAAGAAGCTGCGATGATCCGCGCCTTGCCCGAAGCCGCCGGCAAGCTGATCGTCACGCCGGGCGTGCGCCCCACCGGTGGCGCTTTGGGCGATCAAAAACGCGTTGCGACCCCCGCCGAGGCTATTGCGGGCGGCGCCGATCACATCGTCGTGGGCCGCCCCATATGGGCGGCTAGCGATCCGTCCGCCGCTGCGGCGGATATACTTGGAAGCCTACCCTGACATAGACGCGGCGCCAGAAGAACTTTTTGCCTCCGGCGGGGATATTTGTCGCAAGAAGAATGGGCGGGATTAACGCCGCCTCTTTCGGTTGGTATAAAAGACCATGCCCGCATTCTGCCGTGATTGCCTGACCGAAACGCCACCCGACCAGCGCCGCTGCGCGGCCTGCGGGCGTCCGCGTGTCATCTCGCATCCCGAGCTCTACGATCTGGGCATCGCACATATGGATTGCGATGCGTTCTACGCCAGCGTCGAAAAGCGCGACGATCCCTCGCTGGAGGGCAAGCCCGTCATCATCGGCGGGGGCCGTCGCGGCGTCGTGTCCACTGCCTGCTACGTGGCACGCATCCGCGGCGTGCGCTCGGCCATGCCGATGTTCCAGGCGCTGAAACTTTGCCCCGATGCGGTGATCATCAAGCCGCGGATGGAAGTCTATGCCGCCGTGTCGCGCCAGATCCGTGCGATGATGGAGGATCTCACCCCGGCCATCGAGCCTTTGTCCCTGGACGAGGCGTTCATGGATCTGCGCGGCACCGCGCGCCTCCACGGCGCGCCGCCCGCCGTGATGCTGGCCCGGCTGGTGCGACGGATGCGGGACGAGCTGGGCGTCACCGGCTCCATCGGGCTGAGCCATAACAAGTTCCTGGCCAAGATCGCCTCGGACCTCGACAAACCGCGCGGATTTTCAGTGATCGGCGCCGCTGAGACGGGGGCGTTCCTGCAAGACAGGCCGGTGCGCCTCATTTGGGGCGTGGGGCAGGCCGCGCAAGCATCATTGGAGGCGGCGGGCATCCGCACCTTCTCGGACCTGCTGCGCTGGGAGCGGACGGACCTGCACGCGCGCTTCGGCGCGATGGGCGACCGGCTATGGCATCTGGCGCGGGGCCAGGACCACCGCCGCGTCGATGCGCGCGCGCCGGTGAAATCCATTTCGAACGAGACGACGTTCCATGAGGATACAGGGAATCTCGATATCCTCGACGGGCATATCTGGCGCCTGGCCGAGAAGGTGTCGGGCCGGGCGAAGGCGCGGCAGCTGGCGGGCCGAGTCGTCACGCTCAAGCTGAAGCGCGCCAACCATACCAGCCTGACCCGGCGCCAATCGCTGCGCGATGCCAGCCAGATGGCCGACACGATCTATCGCACCGCGCGCGGCTTGATGGACGGGGCCACGGGCGAGGCGCCGTTCCGTTTGATCGGCGTCGGGCTGTCAGATCTGGTGGATGAAAGCGCGGCAGATCTCTCGGGCGATCTACTGGATCCCGGCGCGGCCCAGCGCAGCGGCGCCGAACGGGCGCGCGATCAGATCAGGGCGCGCTTTGGCGAGGCGGCCATCGTCAAGGGGCGTGCCCTGCGCTGAGGCTATTCGGCAGCGAGAGGCATTTGGACTGGCCGGCCGATATCGGCCAACCGCGCGATCACGTCTGCCATCACGGCCGCGAACGCCTCGAAATTCGCATTCGGCGTCACGCTGCGCTCATCCATGTAAAGGGCGCGATCGATTTCGATCTGGACCGCGTGGCGCCCGCGCGGGGGGCGCCCGTAAGTCTGGGTGATATAGGCGCCCGCAAAGGGTGTATTGCGCGCGACGCTCAGCCCGGCATCGGTAAAGGCCGCCTCGATCCGCTCGGTAACCTCGCGGCTGGCAGACGCGCCGAAGCGGTCGCCCAGCACCACGTCGGGGCGCCGCGAGCCACTGCGCACCGTGCCGTCCAGCGCCTCATGCGGCATGGAATGGCAGTCAATCAGTACCGCATTGCCAAACGCCTTGTGCGCAGCGTCCATCTGGGCTGTGAGCGCGGCGTGATAGGGCCGCCAGTAATGATCGATCCGCTTGCGCGCCTCTTGCATGGACAGCTTGCCATCATAGATGACGCGACCTCCCGCCACGACACGCGGGATCACCCCAAGGCCCGACGCAATGCGGGGGTTATGTCCGTGGTGGCGCGCACCCTCGATCAAGGCCGGGTCCAGCTCGTCCGCGCTGCGATTGAGGTCGACGAAAGCGCGCGGCGCACCGGCCAGGAGCAGCGGTGCGCCATGGTCGGGCGCCGTGGCAAACAGTCGATCGACGAACGCATCTTCCGAGCTGCGCATCGCCAAAGCATCGGGCAATGTGCGCGCCAGAAACGCCGCAGGATAGTCACAAGCGCTGTGGGGCGATGCGAAAACGACGCTGGTTTCCCGGCGCTTGGGCGATCTGAGGTGATAGGCGGCTTTGAACATTGCGGCTCCAGCGCGGGACAGTACATGATAGACCGAATTTTCCTGTGATCAAAAGCCCCTTGATCCTTGGTGCGACTCCTTTTATAGACCGGCGAACTGACGCGCGAGTTGTTCGTCCAATCTATTTGGAACGTGGCTCAAGTGCCGGTATTCATGGGCGATTAGCTCAGTGGTAGAGCACTTCGTTGACATCGAAGGGGTCACAAGTTCGAACCTTGTATCGCCCACCATGAATTCAT
Encoded here:
- the clpB gene encoding ATP-dependent chaperone ClpB, which produces MDLNKFTERSRGFIQAAQTIAMRESHQRLAPEHLLKALMDDGEGLAANLIRRAGGDPARVAQANDIAIAKIPVVQGDAGQTYMDQQTGKVLSEAEKLASKAKDSFVPVERLLQALALTKSPAKEALEAGNVSAQTLNEAINDIRKGRTADTASAEDTYEALEKYARDLTAAAEEGKIDPIIGRDDEIRRAMQVLSRRTKNNPVLIGEPGVGKTAIAEGLALRIVNGDVPESLANKRLLSLDMGALIAGAKYRGEFEERLKSVLNEVTDAAGEIILFIDEMHTLIGAGKGDGAMDAANLIKPALARGELHCIGATTLDEYRKHVEKDAALARRFQPLVISEPTVEDTISILRGIKEKYELHHGVRISDSALVTAATLSNRYITDRFLPDKAIDLMDEAASRLRMEVDSKPEELDALDRDILQKQIEAEALRKEDDAASKDRLSKIEKDLAELQERSAEMTAKWQAERDKLAGARDIKEKLDRARIDLDHAKRAGDLAKAGELSYGVIPQLEKDLAEAEKSEEDGVMVEEAVRPEQIAQVVERWTGIPVAKMLEGEREKLLGMEAGLHKRVIGQDAAVKAVANAVRRARAGLNDENRPLGSFLFLGPTGVGKTELTKAVAEFLFDDDNAMVRIDMSEFMEKHSVARLIGAPPGYVGYDEGGVLTEAVRRRPYQVVLFDEVEKAHPDVFNVLLQVLDDGVLTDGQGHRVDFKQTLIILTSNLGSQALSQMPEGADAADAKRGVMDAVRAHFRPEFLNRLDETVIFDRLSRDNMTGIVEVQLARLKKRLAGRKITLDLDEAAKKWLADEGYDPVFGARPLKRVLQRAVQDPLAEMLLAGDVLDGATVNVTAGDAGLIIGDRVGTTKRQPPEDAVVH
- a CDS encoding DNA polymerase IV, coding for MPAFCRDCLTETPPDQRRCAACGRPRVISHPELYDLGIAHMDCDAFYASVEKRDDPSLEGKPVIIGGGRRGVVSTACYVARIRGVRSAMPMFQALKLCPDAVIIKPRMEVYAAVSRQIRAMMEDLTPAIEPLSLDEAFMDLRGTARLHGAPPAVMLARLVRRMRDELGVTGSIGLSHNKFLAKIASDLDKPRGFSVIGAAETGAFLQDRPVRLIWGVGQAAQASLEAAGIRTFSDLLRWERTDLHARFGAMGDRLWHLARGQDHRRVDARAPVKSISNETTFHEDTGNLDILDGHIWRLAEKVSGRAKARQLAGRVVTLKLKRANHTSLTRRQSLRDASQMADTIYRTARGLMDGATGEAPFRLIGVGLSDLVDESAADLSGDLLDPGAAQRSGAERARDQIRARFGEAAIVKGRALR
- a CDS encoding N-formylglutamate amidohydrolase; translation: MFKAAYHLRSPKRRETSVVFASPHSACDYPAAFLARTLPDALAMRSSEDAFVDRLFATAPDHGAPLLLAGAPRAFVDLNRSADELDPALIEGARHHGHNPRIASGLGVIPRVVAGGRVIYDGKLSMQEARKRIDHYWRPYHAALTAQMDAAHKAFGNAVLIDCHSMPHEALDGTVRSGSRRPDVVLGDRFGASASREVTERIEAAFTDAGLSVARNTPFAGAYITQTYGRPPRGRHAVQIEIDRALYMDERSVTPNANFEAFAAVMADVIARLADIGRPVQMPLAAE
- the pyrF gene encoding orotidine-5'-phosphate decarboxylase, whose amino-acid sequence is MTQTFDDRLIVALDVPNALAGLELTQRLGPQVGFYKIGLGMLTGGGLALANELVAEHGKRIFLDMKLFDIGATVEAAVRGLVQFDLDMLTVHGDPHVVRAAAEGASGKATRILAVTILTSLDRADLDAGLIEAGDIPDLVATRAARAFEAGADGVIASPQEAAMIRALPEAAGKLIVTPGVRPTGGALGDQKRVATPAEAIAGGADHIVVGRPIWAASDPSAAAADILGSLP